CATGACCTCCCTTAGCTTGAACCAAAAGAATCTGTTTACTGTCCACAACTCACCTCCAATTTACTTCTCCTGTCCTACtatcaatattttatatatatagaAATTTTAAAATCATCATAGTTGAGATTTTTAACTCTAAAATTGTGTTTATAATTGATTATAAATACTCGCACACTTATCTTGTTTTCAGCGAAATGATATTtgataattaaaaaaataaggtAAGGAAAGAAGTAACATAAACATAATTTATGAGTTTCATATCTCGTGAAGAAAGTAACGTAAAGAGGGACAAAATGTAAACATGATTTTTGTTTGGTATTTCATATACGATATGTTGTAAATGTAACTTGTCCGATTATTACATGCAATCATTAATAAATATATTAGAAGTAATGTACCGAGAGAAACATCGTAAATATAGAGTCATGTTTGGTTTTCCGAACTGTCTAAACATGTTTTTTCTGGTAAATGCTTGAAATCATAGATGAAAACGGTAGAACTAGACTGATATGAGAAATGTAGAATcgtttttttatataattaatcacacacatatatatcAGTAATCGAATTTGGGACCACCCGAAAAGAAGACACGAGTTCTATCAATACACCAACACTTTGATGCAAGttattttttcttctttcttaatTTTTTAGGTATAGTACAAGCATGTTACAAGTGAAGCACTTCAGTACCTACTTCAAAACAGATTCTTACATGTGCTGTACATAATTGATTCGTAATCGTTGTGTAAAATTAAGTCAAGGAAATTTAGAAAAGACATATTATGTTGAAAGAAGAATCGAGCATCAGTTATTTGTACAAAAATGTATATTTTAAAACTTTACATCTAGAGTTTCTGTGCTGATAAAAGAAAATAACAGAGTGGTGCAGTTTGTATTTTGTAAAGCTGTTCATGTGGATACACTACATTGTAATAATTATTCATGCTTATATTATAAATTGTTACATATGCAAATAATCAAATCAATATGACCTCCTGCTTGCTACCAGAAGATAGAGGATCAATTTTACTCTATTGATATTCCCATGTGTTTTTTTCTCGAATACTATTGACCTAGACATTTTCAATTTCAACTCTTATTTTGTTTGCTTGCATAAATACAGCATGGTCGTGAATAAGTCATGTGTATTTCTCAAATATTATTGGTTTCTTCGATTTTGTTGTTTACAAGAAGTAGTTTTTTGGGCTTTAGTATATGGTGTTGGTTGATTCATTTTCTGCTTGCTTACCATTTGTGTAGGGAGTACTGGAGAAAGCATAAGGGGAAGGTTTATGTCACACTCGGAGTTTTTGGAAGTGGGTATCTTCTGTACAAGCTTTATGATAGTCATACGCAGCACCTTACTGATCTTGAGAAAGAGGATGCCGGCAAACCTGTAAACGAGGAACTCGTTAAAGCTCTGTTAAGATCAAGATTAATTTGAAAGTTGTTATTATCTTACAAGTACACCATACTTATGATTCTTATTTGTTTGATTTTTCTTTGAATATTTATGACAGAACGAGAGTGCATTTCGAGAACATTCAAAAGATAGCAGATACTACGACACTGCCTCATGCCATGGTATATTTAAGTGGTCGTATTGAAAAAATGATGGATCTTTCGCACTTGGCTGAAAAAATAAACAAAGGGAATGGAATTATAACATTGCGGGAGAAAGTTGCCTTGTGGGATAGATTCAAAGTTCAAAGTATGTATGGTTGTAATAAGTTTTTCGACACAGGCACCTTTGCATCCTACATAGTATTATTAATCTAGTTTCAAGTTTCCTCTTACTGATAGCTTGTTTATATGGATTTTAGGAAACAATACCTTGTACTGAAATTTTCTCATAATATGGACAGGTTTTGCAAGAACAGTATTGTCTATTTGGTCAATGACATCGCTTAGCTTGTATATTAGAGTACTGGTCAAAATTTTGGGGAGACATTTCTATATTGACACTGCACGTGGTCTGGGAGCTGCTCATCTTGTAAGTTTTGTTGATTTTCCTCCATATATGAGTGATTGTGCATATCGTATGTATATATGAGTGATTGTGCATATCGTTTGCCACTAATTAGTGAATTGTTGTGGTTGAATTTTTTTTGTATTTAGATGGTGTAATActaaacaagaactttgacatATTTCAaaattgttaatattttaattgttaatTTTGGCATTGGACAGGACTCGGTAGGGATaatttcatcaaaaaaatcaaaaaagaaAATAAAGTATCTCATGCACGAATGAAACGTATTCATATAATTACAACTTTGCTTGAAACTAATAATCTTTATTTATAGCTTCACATTGCTATATTAAATTCTGGAATGAAGAATTCCACTTAGTGATTTTGTGCTGTTAGTCAGGGGTGAACATGGTTTGGTTTGACTAAAACCGCCAGTGTAACTATATACTTTAAGTTTTTAAAATTGAACACCTCCACCGTAATGAACGAATAGTTTGGTTTCAGTTACAAAACTGATTAATATAAATAtcatttaattaaattaaattctATAAATTCAAAGATTCAATATTAGCTAATTTTAAAAAACAGATACCAAGATACAATCACAATAATTATCTCAACTAGCGGTGAAGATAACCTCACTAGTCAAGATACAAGAAGataagtaacaaaacagaaaaacaCATGTAGAAGAAAGTGATTCATGTTCTCCATGTTTTATTTTTCTGCCCTCTGTTTTTGTTTAACCATTTTTTATATACTTTGTTGCTTACCATGAAACCAATATACCTAATCATTCTAATCAATTTTGTTCCTAAATAATAACATAAAATGTAAACAAATTAATTTGTAATTTCTTGTTCCGCATCAGTTTTTATGAATTCGAGGAAGTGAACATAGTATAAATTGAGAGAAGTGGGTGCATCCTTCAATAAATTCTGCCCCTCTTGCTATTCATAATACCTTTCTAATAACATATGAAGCTTAGCGAGCCCCACGCGATATCATTACAAATCATAATAGCAGTTCGTTTCAtatttttttttccttttaatATAACAATGTTAGTTATAACATGTCATGAGAATGATTTATCTCATCCTTTCGATTTTGTTGGCCAACAAGcaatgtttttaattactcttgttgTCTTGTAGGAGGAATCTGAACGTATTGACAGAAATGACGAACAGCAGTTTTTGGCAGGTGTTGATTTTCTTTCTAATTGTGGAATGTCCTTGTTGATATCTAATATGCAGATAGCAGTGGCTGAAGTTCTCAAAGAGTATGTTTTCTATCCCTGGAATAAAATGTGTATACCATTATTAGAATTGTTGACTTAGCACTGGTCTAGATCATTCTCTTATAATCTTTTAGGTTATATTTATTTCAATGGGGATTGCTACCCGCTTAGTCTTGGTCTATTTACTATAACTTAAGTCATCCCATGGCCGAATTGCCATTACTTTTTTAGTTCATACATGACATTATAAGGCCTAGTAAACCTGgcagaaaaaataaaataaaataaaacatgttAACCCCTAATACCTAGAGTGGGTGGCGATAACGAGTTCACCGAGTATATCTAAAAAGTGATCAATAACAGTCTATAGGATAGCTTTAAAGAATCAAGTGTGATAAAGTGAGTCCAAATTCAGATATTAAAGATGGTCCAGGTCCAGGTCCACCGATTATAATTTCGATAAATAAACATAAACCTGGGAAGTTATTAATTACACATCATGAAAATGTTAAAATTCCTTCTTACCCCTGATACTGAAGTAAAGCACATGGTTAACTGTATGTTTTTGAAATAAAAACGTAGTCAAAATTTCTTAAACTTGAACATCCAAAAATGTTGGTGAAAATGACAAATCAATTGTCTTTACATTTGGCCCTTCTTCACATCTTCGGAGTACAACAGGTTTTGCTAATAAAAGGAGTCTTTTAATATATTCGCTAATTTTTATCTTTGCAGAAAGTCTTGGATTGATTCATTCACAGCTTCTTTACTTCATGATACCATCATGCAAATATTGGACGTGTTCATGAGCATGGGAAACCCTCATCAGTGGGTGAACTATTTAATGTCAGAGGACCTGAAAACCAAATCTGCTGCTTTCTCTAGTAATGACGGCCAAAATGAGAGAACCAAATTTGGCCTGCTAATGTTGGAGGCTCACACAGTGTTATCAAGGTACTTCTATAATAATGCTATTGAATTGATGGAATTTTGTATGAAGTCAAACAGGGCAGTACCTTTTTATTATGTTGGTGAATGTAAAATCAATGGCAAATAATTTTACTTCCAAGTGAAACCATTGAATCTTGCCAGTTCATTTTTCCTGTCCGATAGATGTCACATTACATGAGTTTGGCTTTTAGCTTTGTTGTTGAAGCTGCGAGTTAATTCTATCCAGTCACTAGATTCTGCATGTCTCTATAACTGCACATAATTATTTATTGAATTTTCATTTGTTtcatttcaaaattttaaatgaaGTTTAAGGACTAAGCAAACCTTAGATAATGTATAAAGTCTTGCTTACTAAATCTGGGATGACCTGTATTCTAGTATCAAATCTTAAAAGTTTCAACCTAGATGAAAGTATGTACATGAAGGGAGTAGCATATAGAAGTTATCAAAATTCATAGCTGACCCAAAGGATAGGAACAGGAACAGATGCATCCAATTTATTAGACGGAGGGGGTTTAAAGTTACCTTCATTATAGGCGATGTTTCTACTACCATGTGCCCTCCTAGTCTagtaaaaaattaatatatacgATTTTTAATGTGctttttttataattatgtagTGATGAATTTCGAAGTATTTTGGATGTATCCTTGAGATCGGTAGTGGATGACTTGGTGCAAGATATGAAGGATCAACATGGGGATCTCAACTCATCAGAAATGCCGTTGTCCAAACTTGTGCAGAAA
The sequence above is drawn from the Apium graveolens cultivar Ventura chromosome 2, ASM990537v1, whole genome shotgun sequence genome and encodes:
- the LOC141707033 gene encoding peroxisome biogenesis protein 3-1-like — protein: MMWEYWRKHKGKVYVTLGVFGSGYLLYKLYDSHTQHLTDLEKEDAGKPVNEELVKALTRVHFENIQKIADTTTLPHAMVYLSGRIEKMMDLSHLAEKINKGNGIITLREKVALWDRFKVQSFARTVLSIWSMTSLSLYIRVLVKILGRHFYIDTARGLGAAHLEESERIDRNDEQQFLAGVDFLSNCGMSLLISNMQIAVAEVLKEKSWIDSFTASLLHDTIMQILDVFMSMGNPHQWVNYLMSEDLKTKSAAFSSNDGQNERTKFGLLMLEAHTVLSSDEFRSILDVSLRSVVDDLVQDMKDQHGDLNSSEMPLSKLVQKVAKMGPLLLEESCNNKYIQMVRNLPVAEAFFTLQYADTPL